One window of Candidatus Thermoplasmatota archaeon genomic DNA carries:
- a CDS encoding cephalosporin hydroxylase family protein: MKLKTNRIFEVIHAFMHDHDLVSGVEPHPVREPVQDSGAFENYLNYFHTNCHEDEEAVKWMGKKAKKFPMDTWIYQEIIHDIKPDAIIEIGNLSGGSTLFLANMLDLLNNGKVIGIDIDHSEIDFKHPRITWITGDANSAGILSKVDALIRDCRNVLVIEDSSHTYENTLNVLRNYNRFVTVDSYFIVEDGICKYDFVDGPKPGPYDAVHDFLRENTSFEVDRTKEKFVLTYNPSGYLKKVR, translated from the coding sequence ATGAAGCTCAAGACTAACAGGATTTTCGAAGTGATTCATGCCTTCATGCACGATCATGACCTAGTGTCAGGGGTTGAACCCCACCCTGTTCGCGAACCCGTGCAGGACTCTGGTGCATTTGAGAACTACCTGAATTACTTTCACACCAACTGCCATGAGGACGAGGAGGCGGTTAAGTGGATGGGGAAGAAGGCAAAGAAGTTCCCGATGGATACCTGGATTTATCAGGAGATAATCCATGACATCAAGCCTGACGCAATCATCGAGATCGGCAACCTAAGTGGCGGAAGCACTCTGTTCCTCGCGAACATGCTGGACCTGCTCAACAATGGAAAGGTAATCGGGATAGACATCGACCATTCGGAGATTGACTTCAAGCATCCTCGCATCACATGGATTACTGGGGATGCCAACTCCGCCGGGATCCTCTCGAAAGTGGATGCACTAATCAGAGATTGCCGCAATGTTCTGGTGATAGAGGACTCATCACACACGTACGAGAACACCCTTAACGTGCTGAGGAACTACAACCGGTTCGTAACCGTCGACTCCTACTTCATAGTCGAAGACGGGATATGCAAGTATGACTTCGTCGACGGACCTAAACCTGGTCCTTATGACGCGGTACATGACTTCCTCAGAGAAAACACCAGCTTTGAAGTGGACCGGACTAAGGAGAAATTTGTTCTCACCTACAACCCGAGCGGATACCTGAAGAAGGTCCGATAG